One segment of Pristis pectinata isolate sPriPec2 chromosome 3, sPriPec2.1.pri, whole genome shotgun sequence DNA contains the following:
- the LOC127567828 gene encoding barrier-to-autointegration factor-like — MISTSHKHRNFVSEPMGNKSVSALAGIGTTLGRKLEEQGFDKAYVVLGQFLVLRKDDELFKDWLKDICGANSKQAGQCSFCLQEWCNAFL, encoded by the exons ATGATTTCAACATCACACAAGCATAGGAATTTTGTGTCTGAACCAATGGGAAACAAATCAGTTTCTGCCCTGGCTGGAATTGGAACAACTCTTGGAAGAAAACTAGAAGAACAAGGTTTTGATAAG GCTTATGTGGTGCTAGGCCAGTTCCTTGTCCTGAGAAAGGATGATGAATTGTTTAAAGATTGGTTGAAGGACATTTGTGGAGCCAACAGCAAACAAGCTGGACAGTGCAGCTTCTGTTTACAGGAATGGTGCAATGCCTTCCTATAG